The Silene latifolia isolate original U9 population chromosome Y, ASM4854445v1, whole genome shotgun sequence sequence CCATCCTTGAGCTCACCAGTCCCAATCGTCGTCCTCGTAGAACGGTTCTGAATAAGACAAACATGTTTAGCAAACTCAAATAAAAGATCAGTAGTAGCCGTGAGCTGTGAGACTGATATTAAATTGCAAGTAAGACTTGGTACGAATAAAACGTCTTGCAAAGTTAGGAATTCATTAATATAAACATTTCCTATGATATTGGACTCAACCCGGTGTCCATTCGGGAGACCAACGGGACGAGCATCGATCACACGCGGCTCCTCCAAACAAGACGAATTGCCCGTCACATGATTGGAAGCGCCCGTGTCAAGAATCCAATTGCACATACCACTAAGACGATCAGAGGCAAGCACAGAATTAGTTGAGACTCCGGAAGTTAACAGATTGGCATGAACAATAGAACCAGAGGAAGACGAAACCGCTGCCGAACCCGAGGACTGCACTGTAGAAGCAGATTGTGCAGACCCGTGTCCACCTGAGCCTTGCCCACGACTGGTGCCTGCTCGAAGACGATGGTAATCAGCTAAATTGCGTGGCCTATCGCCCCACCAGTCCGGAAACCGTTGTGTCTTGAAAAAACAATTGCTAACAGCATGACCCCGTGTCTCACAAAAATTGCAGAAAAACCGTCGACGCTCTCCGCTTTCTTTATCATGCAAGGCAACCGTATTTTTAGCGGCAGAGGACACAGCAAAAGCCGAGACCTCGGACACATCAGAAGGAGGCTCCTTGGGAGCACGCAGGCGCTCTTCTTGGAGAACGGCATGATAAGCACGGCTTAGAGAAGGCAATGGATCGAGTTGAAATTGTTGGGACCGAATATTACTATAATGTGTAGCATCGAGACCCATAAAAAATTAATGGAGCCTCTCATTATCAAGACGCTTAACAGCCTTCGGTCCAATTTCGCACTCACATTTGCCGCATTTACAGGCGAATGGAGGTTCATGGACGACAATGGCGTCCCAAAGTGATTTCATCTTTCCATAAAATGTGGTAACATCCATACCCTTTGTTTGTTTGCAATCATGTAACTGAGTTTTGAGATCATGAATAAGCGTACCGTCATTAACATTGAATTGAGCTTCTAATTCGTTCCAAAGAACAGAGGCATCGTCTACATAGGATACCGTATCAAGAATAGAAGAATCGATCGTATTACGAATCCATTGTACCAAGGTACAATGGACAACTTCCCAATTTTCGAGAAGGAAGGGATCAGTCGGCTTCTTTATAGAGCCATCAACGAAACCGAATTTCCGGCGAGATTTTAAGGACATTTTAATAGAGTTTTTCCAATCGTCATAATTACCGCGACGAAGAACAACGTTCGAGATTTTGATGTTGGGGATGCCGTGAGGACCAAGATAATAGGGGCTAGAGAAATCGAGCTTCGGTGGCTCTTTGTGTTCCTCGTTGCCTGGCATTGGTGGATAGGAGAGGATTTTCGTGATGACGGCGGGAGGTTAGAATAGGGTTTTGTGGTGGAGAATtgtatggtatcagagcctcgtgaccaaaaggtcacgggttcgaatcccACCCCCTCTATTCTAAAGTGGATAATCAGAACAGGCCAGGGAATCCCGCCTGCACCCACACTTCAAgcccaaaaagaaaaaaagggccTTCGTGTGAGGGGGAGTGTTAGAATATAAAACGAATCAAGGAACTTcaaccatcagcttaagcttttggttgagatggtttcttgacaaAGAGCGACAAAAGGAGTAAGCGTGAATGACGAGGATCATCATTACGAGTCGAATTAGGTTACGTGAGACGAACAATGGCATCTTCGTCATCATCGTCGATATCGGTAGTGAGATTGATCCATGAACATTGTTGTAAAGAGTTGAAGAATGCAGCGAGACACTTGCGCCTACGTATTTGGCTACTGTGTAAAGTTTTCATGTTGTTAGAGTTATGGATGCATTGTCTTCCATTGTTGATGATTTAGGGAGGTTTGATATAATTTGATTTGAATTGAAACCAATGATAAGAGTCAGCACAGTAGATCGTGATGGTGTTACTGCTGGTGCGTTACGGAGATCAGCTCGAATGACGGCGGCGGTGGTGCTCGAAGGAGAAAATTTCTTCAGCAGTTAACAATTTCTTCAGATTGGCGGTTTTGGTATGTCAATAAATCTTCATTTgttttgttttaaaataaaacatatgtGCTCCATCTTTGAACATGACAGTGAAAGGAAAATTGAGGTTAGGAGCTGAcaaaggccctgttcttttggacttaatttcagtttagttcagctctattaagttcagttcagttcaactttaTTCAGATCAGATCAATTCAGTTCAGAGTAGTTTATttcaatattaatattatttttcttattgtatatattcttattgttatcattattattatattaatttatttactattgttgttattttattaaaatttatttttaatatttattatattactatttacaTTTATTATTATACTATTATGATTAATTGCAATATTAAGGTAttagtatttattattattattattattattattattattattattagtactattattattattattatattgttatattatatttattattttattaatatattcatttttattaatattattaataacatatttattattattatattaattaattattatattacatctgttattattattattattattattattattattattattatttataatattaatattatacttatcatatttgttttttagttattattattaatatattatatta is a genomic window containing:
- the LOC141629020 gene encoding uncharacterized protein LOC141629020 yields the protein MPGNEEHKEPPKLDFSSPYYLGPHGIPNIKISNVVLRRGNYDDWKNSIKMSLKSRRKFGFVDGSIKKPTDPFLLENWEVVHCTLVQWIRNTIDSSILDTVSYVDDASVLWNELEAQFNVNDGTLIHDLKTQLHDCKQTKGMDVTTFYGKMKSLWDAIVVHEPPFACKCGKCECEIGPKAVKRLDNERLH